The genomic interval CCTCTACGCGAGGGTGAAGTTCGCAAGAGAGTTCAACGGAACCGTCGTGAAACCTTCTTCGCGGATAAGGCTTGTCAACGCAAGACATCCGTTGATACCAAAGGAGAGAGTGGTTCCAATAAATCTTGAGCTTCCACCCAACAAAAGAGGTTTCATCATAACGGGTCCAAACATGGGCGGAAAGACCGTGACTGTGAAAACTGTTGGTCTTTTTACTGCCCTCATGATGAGCGGCTTCCCTCTCCCCTGTGATGAAGGAACGGAGCTGAAGGTCTTTCCAAAGATCATGGCGGACATCGGTGAGGAGCAGAGCATAGAACAGAGCCTCAGCACCTTCTCGTCACACATGAAGAAGATCGTGGAGATCGTGAAGAACGCCGACAGCGATTCACTGGTCATCCTCGACGAGCTGGGCTCGGGGACGGATCCGGTGGAAGGAGCCGCCCTCGCCATCGCGATAATAGAGGATCTTCTGGAAAAAGGAGCGACGATCTTCGTAACCACACACCTCACACCCGTGAAGGTCTTTGCCATGAACCATCCTCTGCTTTTGAACGCCTCCATGGAGTTCGATCCGGAAACCCTCTCACCAACTTACAGGGTCCTGGTTGGTGTTCCAGGGGGCTCTCACGCTTTCCAGATAGCAGAAAAGTTGGGACTCGACAAACGTATAGTCGAAAACGCCAGGTCGAGACTCTCTCAGGAGGAGATGGAACTCGAGGGACTCATAAGGTCTCTCCACGAGAAGATCTCGCTTCTCGAAGAGGAGAAGAGAAAACTCCAGAAAGAACGCGAAGAGTACATGAAACTGAGAGAGAAATACGAAGAAGACTACAAAAAGCTGAGAAGAATGAAAATAGAAGAGTTCGACAGAGAGCTGAGGGAGCTCAACGATTACATCAGAAAGGTCAAGAAGGAACTCGATCAGGCGATACACGTGGCAAAAACTGGCAACGTTGACGAGATGAGAGAAGCGGTGAAGACGATAGAGAAGGAGAAGAAAGATCTGGAGCGAAAGAGAATCGAAGAAGCACCCGAAGAAGAAATAAAACCCGGAGATCACGTGAGAATGGAAGGTGGAACCTCTGTGGGAAAGGTCGTCGAGGTGAAAGGTGACACAGCCCTTGTTGACTTTGGCTTTCTCAGATTGAAGGTGCCCGTGTCGAAACTGAGAAAGACGAAAAAAGAAGAGAAGAAAGAAACTTCAACGTTCTCTTACAAACCTTCGACCTTCAGAACGGAGATAGACATAAGGGGTATGACGGTTGAAGAAGCGGAGCCGGTTGTGAAGAAGTTCATCGATGACCTGGTGATGAACGGCATCAGCAAGGGATACATAATACACGGAAAGGGCACTGGAAAGCTCGCATCTGGAGTGTGGGAGATACTGAGAAAGGACAAAAGAGTGGTTTCTTTCAGATTCGGAACACCTTCTGAGGGGGGAACGGGTGTCACGGTGGTGGAGGTGAAAGTGTGATCTTCGCTCTCGATGTGGGTACCAGAAAGATAGCGGGTTTGATCGTCGTCGAGGAGAAAGGTACGATCAGAATCGTGGATTCTGAACTGATAGAACACAAAACACGCACGATGTTCGACGGTCAGGTTCACGATGTGCTCGGAGTGGCGGAAACGGTGAAAGAGGTGAAAGAAAGACTCGAGTCGAGGAACGAAATCGAACTGAAAGAGGTGGCTGTAGCCCTCGCGGGAAGGTTCCTGAAAACTCAAGTAGGTGAGGCGGAGCTGGATTTTTCCAAGACTGGACACATCACCCGCGAAGACGTTATGAAGCTTGAAATAGAAGCGGTGACTAAAGCGCAGGAAAGTGTAGAAGAGGACTTCTTCTGTGTGGGATACTCCGTCGTCGAGTACAGACTCGACGGAATGTGGATGAAAAAGCTTGAGGGACACAGAGGCGGGAAGGCTTATGTTAAGGTGGTCTCTGCTTTCCTTCCCGTTCACGTTGTGGATTCCCTGATGAGGGTTCTGGAGACTGTGGGACTCACTCCGGTTCACGTGACGCTGGAGCCGATAGCGGCGATGGATCTAACCGTCCCGGAGGATCTCAGGTATCTGAACATAGCTCTCGTCGATGTGGGCGCGGGAACGAGCGACATAGCTATCTCGAAGGAAGGAACGGTGGTGGCCTACGGAATGATCCCCATGGCGGGTGACGAGATAACGGAAGCCATAGGAAAGAAATTTCTGCTTGACTTTCAGACAGCGGAACACGTGAAGAGAACCGTTTTTTCAGAAGAAAGAGTGAAGGTGAAGAATATACTGGACAGAGAAATCGAGTTGAACGCCCGGGAGGTCTCCGAAGCGATAAAACCCATTGTGGATCAGATCACAACGGAGATCTCAACGGTCGTGACAGAGCTGAACGGTGGATCCCCCTCTGTTGTGATGGTGGTCGGCGGCGGCGCGAAGGTACCGGGTTTTGTGGAAAGTCTTGCCAGGAAGATGGATCTTCCTCTTGACAGGGTATCTCTGAAGAGTGTAGAAAGCACCGGTCTTGTTGAGGATCTCACCGGAAAGGTCAAAGGAAGCGAGTACATCACTCCTGTGGGAATCGCTTACAGTGCCATGAGAAACAGGGGATCCGTTTTCTCTCAGGTCTTCGTGAACGGGGTTCCTGTAAAGCTCATGGGAGGAGTGGGCAGGTACTCGGTCATGCAGGTTCTCATACAGGCGGGATACAGGTTCTCCTCGCTCGTAGGTGGAGAAATGATTTCCTTTGAACTAAACGGAAAAACCCTCTTGAGGCCAAAGAGAAGAACCTCCGTGAAGATTTTCGTGAACGGCGAAGAGGCGAATCTCTCCTCCAGAGTGAAGCATGGTGACAGGATAGATATTCAAACCGAAGAGGAAAAAACTCCACTGAGAATAAAGGACCTTGTGAAACCTGTGAAAGTGAAACTTCCCGATGGAGGTGTGGAGGAGGTCTTCCCGGAGATCGTGAAGAACGGAACGCCAGTACCACCCGATGCTGACGTAGAAGAAGGAGATGTGGTGAGCTTTCCGGAAAAGATAAAGATCTCCGAGATAAAGTCAAAGATCTCCTACGGAAAGACAAGAATCGTGGTGAACGGCGAAGAGAAATGGATCTCCCTCGTGAACTTTGATCTCCTCAAAGGAGGAGTTCCTTTGAAAGACGATGAAGAAGTGCCGCTCGGAGAAGAGATCGACCTCGTTGAAAAGGGAAGGAAAAAACTGGAGGAAGCACTTGAAGTTCCCCACATCACTGTCTCGTTCAACGGCGAATTGAAGAAAATCCCTTTGAAAATCCTCCACAGGATAGACGAAGAAAGAGTGGAACTGAAAGACTTCAAACCCATGGTGATAGACCTTCTCAAGGATTTGAAGCTGGACGGACTCAGGGACTACGAACTTCTCAAAAACGGAAGGAGAGCCATGTTCACTGAACTGCTCGAGGATGGGGACGTGATCGAGTTCAGAATAAAAAAGTGAGGGGGCCGGCCCCCTCAGATAATAGCCTTCTCCGTTTCTTTATCGAAGGCGTGCATTCTCGTCATGTCGAGTACCAGATCGATTTTCTGTTCTTCTTTTGCCTGAGTCCTCGGGTTGACGGATGCCACAATCAAGTCGTCTCCGACTTTCACGTGGAGAATAGTTTCACTTCCGAGAGGTTCGACAACATCCACAACACCTGTGATCGTGTTCTCTGGAGTTGGTGCCAGTGCGAAGAGCTTGTCGTAGATATCTTCAGGTCTGATACCGAAGATGATCTCCTTGTCGATGTAGTTTGCGAGTTTGTCTTCAAATTCCTTAGGCACCTTCACTTTGAAGCCAGATGCCTGGATCCAGAGGCCACCTTCTCCTCTCACGACTCTCGCGTTGACGAAATTCATTGGAGGGCTACCGATGAATCCGGCGACGAAGACGTTCGCTGGAGAGTTGTATATTTCGTGTGGAGTTCCTATCTGCTGGATTTCTCCGTCCTTCATGACAACGATCTTGTCAGCCATCGTCATCGCTTCCACCTGGTCGTGTGTCACGTAGATGATCGTTGCCTGGAGTCTGTGGTGGAGTTTCTTGAGCTCGCTTCTCATCTGCACCCTGAGTTTCGCGTCGAGGTTGGAGAGTGGTTCGTCGAAGAGGAAGACCTTCGGATTTCTCACGATGGCCCTTCCAACGGCGACCCTCTGCCTCTGACCACCTGAGAGCTGTCTCGGTTTTCTGTCGAGCAGGTTTTCTATTCCGAGGATTTTCGCAGCTTCACGTACTCTTCTGTCGATTTCGTCCTTTGGATATTTTCTCAGTTTCAAACCGAAGGCCATGTTTTCGTAGACGGTCATGTGTGGATACAGAGCGTAGTTCTGGAACACCATGGCGATGTCTCTGTCTTTTGGTTCAACATCGTTCACGACCTTGCCGTCGATGTAGATCTTTCCTTCTGTAACCTCTTCAAGTCCTGCGATCATCCTCAGAGTGGTCGTCTTTCCACAGCCGGATGGTCCAAGGAGAACCACGAACTCCTTGTCTTCGACGACGAGATTCGCGTTTTTCACAGCGACGACTTTGTTTTCGTAGACCTTGGTGACGTTTTCAAGGACAACCTGAGCCATTCTCACACCTCCTGTGAATCGTTGAATTCAAAATACCTTTTGAGCTCGAGATATTTCTCCACGTTCCCGATGTCCAGCAGATAAGTATCGAGGATCTCATCCATGAATTCCATGAGTTTTTTGTATTTCTCGTAGTCAATGACAGCAACCGCGGGTACACCGTTCTTTGTCACGACCACATCCTTTGTTTTCGCTTCTTCGACAACCTGGGAGAACCGCGCTTTCGCGTCCGCAAGACTGTAAAAAGAAACCCTGCTCAGATCCATTTCATCACTCCCTGACCAGAATTATAGTCAAGTTTACAAAAAATTACAAACCCTGTTTCGAACGAAAAAACGGGGATATCGAGAAATATCCCCGTTTATCAAAGAATATCGTGCGATTTCTTAAAATTTCACACTGAAGTAGAACTCGTTCGTGTTCAGAACAAAGGTGAGATCGGTATTTCCCTTCTTTGCACGTGCCATGAATCCAAAAGAGACCTCATCTACGGCGGCTGAAACAAGAAGCTTGACATCCACGCCGTTTATGGGTGTGAAGTTGAATCCTGCTCCTCCGGCGAGTTTCCAGTTGAGCAGTCCGGCACCCAAAAAGAGAACGTTGTCTGGATCTGAGATGCCAAAAAGAACCGTGTTGTTCAAAGCTCTGTACGCAAAAGAGGTTCCTCCCATGGAGAATTGACCGCTGTGGAACATGACGGTGTCCTTAGACATGTAGGCGAAATTGTCGAGGGATAGCCTGTACCCACCGATCTTCACGATGTAGTCCTGTTTCAGGATAGCGTACCCACCCGATCTTCCGATGAAGAACTCGTAGTAGAGACTTCCGGGGAACGGAATCACATCTCTCTGATCGACGCAGAAGAAGACGTTCCAGCCGTTCCCAAAGGAAAGACCCGTCTTCAAAGTGACTTCTGAGGTTTTCACCTTGAGAAAACCGAGTTTCTGGTAGTTCGTCGCACTCTTCGAGAGGCTCACTCCCACACCCCATCCATCGTTGAAGACTTCAAAAAAAAGTGTGTCACCGAATTTGACGTGATATCCATCGGACGTCCAGATGAAAGAGGCGGGAAGAACGACTCCCCCCACCACAAAAATA from Thermotoga sp. Mc24 carries:
- a CDS encoding endonuclease MutS2, with product MDYLESLDFPKVVEIVKKYALSDLGRKHLDTLKPTVNPWDELELVEELLNYFVRWGEPPIKGLDDISQEVEKVKSGSSLEPWDLLRVSVFLEGCDILKKDFEKREYIRLKETFSRLSSFREFVEEVNRCIEQDGEISDRASPRLREIRTEKKRLSSEIKRKADDFVRTHSQILQEQMYVYRDGRYLFPVKASMKNAVRGIVHHLSSSGATVFLEPDEFVELNNRVRLLEEEERLEISRILRQLTNILLSRLNDLERNVELIARFDSLYARVKFAREFNGTVVKPSSRIRLVNARHPLIPKERVVPINLELPPNKRGFIITGPNMGGKTVTVKTVGLFTALMMSGFPLPCDEGTELKVFPKIMADIGEEQSIEQSLSTFSSHMKKIVEIVKNADSDSLVILDELGSGTDPVEGAALAIAIIEDLLEKGATIFVTTHLTPVKVFAMNHPLLLNASMEFDPETLSPTYRVLVGVPGGSHAFQIAEKLGLDKRIVENARSRLSQEEMELEGLIRSLHEKISLLEEEKRKLQKEREEYMKLREKYEEDYKKLRRMKIEEFDRELRELNDYIRKVKKELDQAIHVAKTGNVDEMREAVKTIEKEKKDLERKRIEEAPEEEIKPGDHVRMEGGTSVGKVVEVKGDTALVDFGFLRLKVPVSKLRKTKKEEKKETSTFSYKPSTFRTEIDIRGMTVEEAEPVVKKFIDDLVMNGISKGYIIHGKGTGKLASGVWEILRKDKRVVSFRFGTPSEGGTGVTVVEVKV
- a CDS encoding ABC transporter ATP-binding protein codes for the protein MAQVVLENVTKVYENKVVAVKNANLVVEDKEFVVLLGPSGCGKTTTLRMIAGLEEVTEGKIYIDGKVVNDVEPKDRDIAMVFQNYALYPHMTVYENMAFGLKLRKYPKDEIDRRVREAAKILGIENLLDRKPRQLSGGQRQRVAVGRAIVRNPKVFLFDEPLSNLDAKLRVQMRSELKKLHHRLQATIIYVTHDQVEAMTMADKIVVMKDGEIQQIGTPHEIYNSPANVFVAGFIGSPPMNFVNARVVRGEGGLWIQASGFKVKVPKEFEDKLANYIDKEIIFGIRPEDIYDKLFALAPTPENTITGVVDVVEPLGSETILHVKVGDDLIVASVNPRTQAKEEQKIDLVLDMTRMHAFDKETEKAII
- a CDS encoding type II toxin-antitoxin system Phd/YefM family antitoxin; this translates as MDLSRVSFYSLADAKARFSQVVEEAKTKDVVVTKNGVPAVAVIDYEKYKKLMEFMDEILDTYLLDIGNVEKYLELKRYFEFNDSQEV
- a CDS encoding cell division protein FtsA, whose product is MIFALDVGTRKIAGLIVVEEKGTIRIVDSELIEHKTRTMFDGQVHDVLGVAETVKEVKERLESRNEIELKEVAVALAGRFLKTQVGEAELDFSKTGHITREDVMKLEIEAVTKAQESVEEDFFCVGYSVVEYRLDGMWMKKLEGHRGGKAYVKVVSAFLPVHVVDSLMRVLETVGLTPVHVTLEPIAAMDLTVPEDLRYLNIALVDVGAGTSDIAISKEGTVVAYGMIPMAGDEITEAIGKKFLLDFQTAEHVKRTVFSEERVKVKNILDREIELNAREVSEAIKPIVDQITTEISTVVTELNGGSPSVVMVVGGGAKVPGFVESLARKMDLPLDRVSLKSVESTGLVEDLTGKVKGSEYITPVGIAYSAMRNRGSVFSQVFVNGVPVKLMGGVGRYSVMQVLIQAGYRFSSLVGGEMISFELNGKTLLRPKRRTSVKIFVNGEEANLSSRVKHGDRIDIQTEEEKTPLRIKDLVKPVKVKLPDGGVEEVFPEIVKNGTPVPPDADVEEGDVVSFPEKIKISEIKSKISYGKTRIVVNGEEKWISLVNFDLLKGGVPLKDDEEVPLGEEIDLVEKGRKKLEEALEVPHITVSFNGELKKIPLKILHRIDEERVELKDFKPMVIDLLKDLKLDGLRDYELLKNGRRAMFTELLEDGDVIEFRIKK